From the genome of Impatiens glandulifera chromosome 9, dImpGla2.1, whole genome shotgun sequence, one region includes:
- the LOC124915655 gene encoding 2-Cys peroxiredoxin BAS1, chloroplastic-like: MACATSSSALLTSSNSSRARASSSLTSLASNSLSQRICLPTSFNGLRTPFVSRPPHSISSRTSSQSRRNLVVRASELPLVGNQAPDFEAEAVFDQEFITVKLSEYIGKKYVILFFYPLDFTFVCPTEITAFSDRFDEFDKLNTQVLGVSVDSVFSHLAWVQTERKSGGLGDLNYPLIADLTKSISKSYGVLIPDQGIALRGLFIIDKEGVIQHSTINNLGIGRSVDETLRTLQALKYVQENPDEVCPAGWKPGEKSMKPDPKLSKEYFAAI, encoded by the exons ATGGCTTGCGCAACTTCTTCTTCAGCCCTTCTCACTTCCTCAAACTCTTCTAGGGCTAGGGCTAGCAGTTCTCTAACATCCTTGGCCTCCAACTCCCTCTCACAGAGAATCTGCCTTCCCACCTCCTTCAATGGCCTTCGTACACCATTCGTATCTCGCCCCCCTCATTCCATCTCTTCTCGCACCAGCTCTCAATCAAGACGCAACCTTGTCGTCAGGGCT TCTGAACTTCCTCTGGTTGGAAATCAAGCACCAGACTTTGAGGCCGAGGCTGTTTTCGACCAGGAGTTCATCACT GTTAAACTTTCGGAGTACATTGGAAAGAAATATGTGATTCTCTTTTTCTACCCTCTGGACTTCACATTTGTTTGCCCCACAG AGATTACTGCTTTCAGTGACCGTTTtgatgaatttgataaattgaaCACACAAGTGTTGGGTGTTTCTGTAGACAGTGTT TTTTCTCACCTTGCATGGGTGCAAACGGAGAGAAAATCCGGGGGGCTTGGTGATCTTAATTACCCACTGATTGCTGATTTGACCAAGTCCATTTCTAAATCTTATGGAGTTTTGATCCCAGACCAG GGGATAGCATTGAGAGGGTTGTTCATCATTGACAAGGAGGGAGTTATCCAACATTCAACTATTAACAATCTGGGTATTGGAAGGAGTGTGGATGAGACATTGAGAACCCTACAG gctttgaaatatgtgcAGGAGAACCCAGATGAAGTTTGCCCAGCAGGATGGAAGCCAGGGGAGAAGTCAATGAAGCCAGACCCTAAGCTAAGCAAGGAATATTTTGCTGCAATTTAA
- the LOC124916496 gene encoding putative HVA22-like protein g, with protein sequence MLGEAITRGLLMVLGYAYPALECFKAMEKRKPNIEELRFWCQYWVIVAVLTILERFGDIFVSWLPMYGELKLALFIYLWYPKTKGSDYIYGNIVQPYVSRHELDFDRNLRVLRVKVWDLAIYYWRNCTELGEAATSQILQRLTNSQPEKQAKSKKR encoded by the exons atgctTGGAGAGGCAATCACCAGAGGACTCTT GATGGTACTGGGTTATGCATATCCAGCCCTTGAATGCTTCAAAGCAATGGAGAAAAGGAAACCTAACATTGAAGAACTCAGATTTTGGTGTCAATATTG GGTCATTGTAGCTGTATTGACCATCTTGGAGAGGTTTGGGGATATCTTCGTATCATG GTTGCCAATGTATGGTGAACTCAAGTTGGCACTCTTCATCTACTTATGGTATCCCAAAACTAAG GGAAGTGACTACATCTACGGTAATATCGTGCAACCCTATGTTTCAAGGCATGAGCTCGATTTCGATAGAAACTTGCGGGTATTGAGAGTCAAGGTGTGGGATTTAGCCATTTACTATTGGCGTAACTGCACTGAGTTGGGGGAAGCTGCAACCTCACAAATCTTACAACGATTGACTAATTCTCAGCCCGAAAAACAAGCAAAATCCAAGAAAAGATGA
- the LOC124914823 gene encoding transcription termination factor MTEF1, chloroplastic-like, with protein MPDTLHLSPSTTTTTGQLPANFSSKQLNFTPNPLQRNLQFPTLSSSSAAAAAVNISISKPCLPSSINAHSDFQEKMLFLDSIGIDFLSLTSSHPHIAAAASVSDLKQIINYLTSIGLSTSDLNRIASMCPEILSLKLTHLQQVITFLQQEAGVEKTKLRHAIHRRPRLLISSVENRLQPTLNFLKTIGVSEINRHTSLLSCSVEEKFIPRIEYLQKIGFSYKETTLMIRRFPSLLRYSIEENLEPKLNYLVVEMGRELKELVVFPEYLSFSLENRIKARHRRCVEKGVVLSLQLMLKSNEETFVRLLEEIPCCNSSLLPVRNSHLLIA; from the coding sequence ATGCCAGACACACTCCATCTCTCCCCCtcaaccaccaccaccaccggcCAACTTCCGGCCAACTTTTCCTCTAAACAATTAAATTTCACTCCAAACCCACTTCAAAGAAACCTTCAATTCCCCACCCTTTCCTCctcctccgccgccgccgccgccgtcaACATCTCCATTTCCAAACCCTGTCTCCCATCTTCAATCAATGCCCACTCAGACTTCCAAGAAAAAATGCTATTTCTCGACTCAATCGGAATCGATTTCCTCTCCCTAACATCTTCCCACCCACACATCGCCGCCGCCGCTTCAGTGTCCGACTTAAAACAAATCATCAATTACCTCACCTCCATCGGTCTCTCAACTTCAGATCTCAACCGAATCGCTTCAATGTGTCCTGAAATACTATCTCTAAAACTCACCCATCTTCAACAAGTAATCACCTTTCTCCAACAAGAAGCCGGAGTCGAAAAAACCAAACTCCGCCACGCCATCCACCGTCGGCCGCGACTCCTGATCAGCTCCGTCGAAAACCGCCTGCAACCCACACTCAATTTCCTTAAAACCATCGGAGTAAGCGAAATAAACCGGCACACGTCTCTCCTTTCATGCTCCGTGGAGGAGAAATTCATACCCAGAATCGAATATCTTCAGAAAATTGGGTTTTCTTACAAGGAAACGACTTTGATGATTCGGAGGTTTCCTTCGTTACTCCGGTACAGTATTGAGGAGAATTTGGAACCGAAATTGAACTATCTTGTGGTGGAAATGGGAAGGGAATTGAAGGAATTGGTTGTTTTTCCGGAGTATTTATCGTTTAGTTTAGAGAATAGGATAAAGGCTAGACACCGGCGATGCGTTGAGAAGGGTGTGGTTCTTTCTCTGCAGTTAATGCTAAAGAGCAATGAAGAAACGTTTGTGAGGTTATTGGAAGAGATTCCTTGTTGTAATTCATCACTTCTTCCGGTCAGAAATTCCCATTTGTTGATTGCATGA
- the LOC124914544 gene encoding probable aspartyl protease At4g16563: MAFFFLLSILSLHLLNATAATAAAAAAYTLHLSPITAVDRHDLFQKLKFHSSLSITRARHLKRPGNNLTFSPTTFDSQLPILPQSYGGYSVSLSFGTPPQSVDLIMDTGSSLVWLPCTKHYTCSKCNFNNLNPTKIPVFVPKLSSSAKIIGCSNPKCGLIYGSDVVSICKKCITNCTQICPPYMIAYGSGSTSGLLMSDTLHLPGKKAAVDGFVAGCSMFSTHQPSGIAGFGRRPESLPVQMGLTRFSYCLVSHKFDNTAKGSEMVIVSGSDSSKTRNVSYTPLINNSKALNPAFLNYYYMGLRKITVGGRKVKIPHRLVTIGKNGDGGTIIDSGSTFTFMEHEVFLAVAAEFEKQMGDYRRASDVEKWSGLSPCFEIADEESVLFPELVFHFKGGTKMELPLADYFSVVSENGAVCMTIVTDEISPAGNGGPSIILGNYQQQNFYVEYDLENQRLGFRKQIC; encoded by the coding sequence ATGGcattcttcttcctcctctcaaTCCTCTCTCTTCATTTACTAAACGCCACCGCCgccaccgccgccgccgccgccgcctatACCCTCCATCTCTCACCGATCACCGCCGTCGATCGCCATGACCTCTTTCAGAAACTTAAATTCCATTCGTCTCTCTCAATTACCCGAGCCCGACATCTCAAGCGACCCGGAAATAACTTGACATTTTCTCCGACAACGTTCGATTCCCAACTCCCAATCTTACCGCAAAGCTACGGCGGATACTCCGTTTCTCTCTCGTTCGGTACGCCGCCGCAGAGTGTCGATCTCATTATGGACACCGGCAGTAGTCTCGTCTGGCTCCCCTGCACTAAACACTACACATGCTCCAAATGCAATTTCAATAACCTAAACCCGACAAAAATACCCGTTTTCGTACCCAAATTATCCTCATCGGCTAAAATTATCGGGTGCAGTAACCCGAAATGTGGCCTTATTTACGGATCGGATGTTGTATCCATTTGCAAGAAGTGCATAACCAATTGCACGCAGATTTGCCCGCCATATATGATCGCTTACGGATCCGGTTCGACATCCGGGTTACTTATGTCGGACACGCTTCATTTACCCGGGAAAAAGGCGGCTGTTGATGGGTTTGTTGCCGGGTGCTCAATGTTTTCAACCCATCAACCTTCTGGTATTGCTGGATTCGGGCGTCGACCCGAATCTCTTCCGGTTCAAATGGGTCTCACTAGGTTTTCTTACTGTCTCGTTTCTCATAAATTCGACAATACTGCAAAGGGAAGTGAAATGGTTATTGTATCCGGTTCGGATTCTAGTAAGACCCGGAATGTTAGTTACACCCCTTTGATAAACAATTCAAAGGCGTTAAATCCAGCCTTTCTAAATTACTATTACATGGGTCTTCGTAAGATTACTGTCGGCGGTCGGAAAGTGAAGATTCCTCACCGATTAGTGACGATTGGGAAGAACGGCGACGGCGGAACAATTATCGATTCCGGGTCAACCTTTACGTTCATGGAGCATGAAGTGTTCTTAGCGGTGGCGGCGGAATTCGAGAAACAAATGGGGGATTACCGGAGAGCTTCCGACGTAGAAAAATGGTCTGGATTAAGTCCATGTTTTGAAATCGCCGATGAAGAATCGGTTTTGTTCCCTGAACTTGTGTTTCATTTTAAAGGTGGGACGAAAATGGAGTTACCGTTGGCTGACTATTTTTCTGTGGTGAGTGAAAACGGTGCCGTTTGTATGACCATCGTTACCGATGAGATCTCGCCGGCGGGAAACGGAGGGCCGTCGATTATATTGGGGAATTATCAGCAACAGAATTTTTATGTGGAATATGATCTTGAAAATCAACGGTTGGGATTTCGGAAACAGATTTGCTAA
- the LOC124916561 gene encoding NDR1/HIN1-like protein 6, translated as MHPETNPHFLPRQRQTRPIDTPHPQIQPISPISQQPRPHHQIQRPQPPPLAPVPVPVSAPVPTPRTQTQVTFAPLPQHTQPQPQHDPVRTPTSGLVVKRPSKTNPIIWFIGAFCALLWIIVIIGVIIVLIVYFVFRPRSPKFDISAASLNAAYLDVGYLLNADVTILANFTNPSKKATVDFHYGVVSLYYKDTLIASSYVNPVLSMKAQSNFRTVHLETSQVMLSLIDRERMKWEMVNNRLRFEVKGQFRVRSNLGNVLHYSYELFGHCTIDLTNAPSGVMVYKKCRTHR; from the coding sequence ATGCACCCTGAAACCAACCCACATTTTCTTCCCCGGCAGCGCCAAACTCGACCAATCGACACTCCTCACCCCCAAATCCAACCAATCTCCCCCATTTCTCAACAACCCCGACCGCACCACCAAATCCAAAGACCCCAGCCTCCTCCCCTCGCCCCCGTCCCCGTTCCCGTCTCCGCCCCTGTCCCCACACCAAGGACGCAAACTCAGGTCACTTTTGCACCCTTACCCCAGCACAcccaaccccaaccccaacATGATCCAGTACGTACTCCCACATCCGGACTGGTCGTGAAACGTCCGAGCAAGACAAATCCAATAATATGGTTCATCGGCGCATTCTGCGCACTCTTATGGATCATAGTAATCATAGGCGTAATTATTGTACTCATTGTCTACTTTGTATTCCGACCACGCAGTCCGAAATTCGACATCTCAGCCGCTTCACTAAACGCGGCTTATCTCGACGTGGGTTATCTCTTAAATGCCGACGTGACCATCCTAGCGAATTTCACGAATCCTAGTAAGAAAGCAACGGTGGATTTTCATTATGGGGTGGTGTCTTTATATTACAAGGATACACTTATAGCGAGCAGTTACGTGAACCCTGTTTTATCGATGAAGGCGCAGTCTAATTTCAGGACGGTTCATCTTGAGACTAGCCAGGTGATGTTGTCGTTGATCGATAGGGAACGGATGAAATGGGAGATGGTGAATAACAGACTTAGATTTGAGGTTAAAGGGCAGTTTAGGGTTCGATCGAATCTTGGGAATGTTTTACATTATTCTTATGAGCTGTTTGGACATTGTACTATTGATCTTACGAATGCTCCTAGTGGTGTCATGGTCTATAAGAAATGTAGAACCcatcgatga